The following proteins come from a genomic window of Pirellulales bacterium:
- a CDS encoding HAMP domain-containing sensor histidine kinase: MSAGSAMNRGAWVTARPYVWASLGLIIATLVRLALDPLLGDRQAFMTYMAALIATAWLGGVGPALFVLFASVPMATFFFIEPRHSVFVLDGYNYIAVVTFLALGCLIVGLGGRFWRARQEAKRTEELYGTQARELAAERKRLHQELETLSGQLREIDQRRENFLGVLAEELRRPLIPIASAASFHSIAATASEMESAMEIVKQETSQLGRLIDDLLDAFRHSQAGIHLNKRNVDLVEIANRAAHGLRSLAAQSGRELNISLAKKPVLVDGDAQRLERVAFNLLQNAIRSTNPGGQIWLTVNEKDGVAVLKVRDTGAGLSAEALARVFQPGDLLDRANARERSGTSISMTAVRPIVELHGGMITAHSDGSGQGCEFVVRLPLVGGPPVNPSGDNTPTAEANVERAPTIAPRDAS; this comes from the coding sequence ATGAGTGCTGGCTCTGCGATGAATCGTGGCGCGTGGGTTACTGCGCGCCCCTACGTCTGGGCTTCTCTTGGTCTGATCATAGCGACGCTGGTTCGCCTGGCGCTCGATCCGCTGCTGGGCGACCGCCAGGCCTTTATGACCTACATGGCGGCGCTTATTGCCACGGCTTGGCTGGGCGGAGTTGGCCCCGCGCTGTTCGTGCTATTCGCAAGCGTGCCGATGGCGACGTTCTTCTTCATCGAGCCGCGCCACAGCGTCTTCGTGCTCGACGGCTACAATTACATCGCGGTCGTGACCTTTCTCGCTCTCGGGTGCCTGATCGTCGGCCTCGGGGGCCGCTTCTGGCGCGCACGGCAAGAGGCCAAACGGACGGAAGAGCTTTACGGCACGCAAGCCCGCGAACTTGCCGCCGAACGCAAGCGGCTCCATCAAGAGCTCGAAACCCTGAGCGGCCAATTGCGCGAGATTGACCAGCGCCGCGAGAATTTCCTGGGCGTTCTCGCCGAAGAATTGCGCCGGCCTCTGATTCCCATCGCCAGTGCCGCCTCGTTCCATAGCATCGCCGCGACAGCGTCCGAGATGGAATCGGCCATGGAGATCGTCAAGCAAGAAACCAGCCAGCTCGGCCGACTCATCGATGATCTGCTCGACGCGTTTCGCCACAGCCAGGCCGGCATTCATCTGAACAAGCGCAACGTCGATCTTGTCGAAATCGCCAATCGCGCGGCTCACGGCCTCCGCAGCCTGGCGGCGCAATCAGGCCGAGAACTGAATATCTCCCTGGCGAAAAAGCCAGTGCTGGTCGACGGCGACGCGCAGCGGCTGGAGCGCGTGGCCTTCAACTTGCTGCAAAACGCGATTCGGTCGACCAACCCGGGCGGCCAGATCTGGTTGACCGTGAACGAAAAAGACGGGGTCGCCGTTCTCAAAGTCCGCGACACCGGCGCCGGACTCTCCGCCGAGGCGCTGGCGCGTGTTTTTCAACCCGGGGATTTGCTCGATCGGGCGAATGCCCGAGAGCGAAGCGGGACGAGCATCAGCATGACCGCCGTCCGGCCGATTGTCGAATTGCACGGCGGCATGATCACCGCGCACAGCGACGGTTCCGGCCAGGGGTGCGAGTTCGTCGTTCGTCTGCCGCTTGTCGGCGGGCCGCCCGTTAATCCTTCCGGGGACAATACGCCGACCGCTGAGGCGAACGTCGAGCGGGCGCCGACCATCGCGCCGCGCGACGCGTCATGA
- a CDS encoding glycosyltransferase family 39 protein, with product MSDTATRSRWPIGRMVRSQARVDTPAPVLDTAADGRLDHLAWSFVAVGVTLRLARYLLNFPFWGDELMLVQNFLDRGYGDLLKPLSLQQVAPVGYMAAELTAIKLFGFSEWSLRLFAVIASVAGMFLFRDLAARTLNKVPMVLAVGILAVSYYPIRHAAECKPYGSDLTAALFLAWLAVRFWQAPTERRWLWALAVAGPAMISISNPTIFVAGAVSMALALPVARTRDRAAWIAFALYNVLVAVTFLLMLRSVTAAQYAATHEFMHQYWAEGFPPWRPWAFLGWMATIHAGEMMAYPVGDDHFGSILTLACFVVGAIVLLRRRDRMLATLVLAPLLLAFVAAALKRYPYGGARLSQWYASLACLAIGLGAATVLQSFARPEARRRAFQIAVAVLFVIGAVTLVRDITKPYKRLVDFEHRGFVRWFWKENGEEGDVVCVHTDLGKRFTAAPVPEDYLCYQRAYSPLHGQGGRSINLDALPIDRPLRCVVCEFAGEARDEAAFGAWMEEMSAHHELTGEQNYRVRLNCPPEPSRHAVYTVYEFRAKARQ from the coding sequence ATGAGCGACACCGCAACCAGATCGCGCTGGCCGATCGGACGCATGGTCCGGTCCCAGGCCCGCGTTGACACTCCCGCGCCGGTGCTTGATACGGCCGCTGATGGCCGGCTCGATCATCTGGCGTGGTCGTTCGTAGCCGTGGGCGTGACGCTGCGGCTGGCGCGCTACCTGCTGAACTTTCCGTTCTGGGGCGACGAGCTGATGCTGGTCCAGAACTTTCTGGACCGCGGATATGGCGACCTGCTCAAGCCCTTGTCCCTGCAACAAGTGGCGCCGGTTGGCTACATGGCGGCCGAGTTGACGGCGATCAAGCTCTTCGGGTTTTCCGAATGGTCGCTGCGGCTGTTTGCGGTCATCGCCAGCGTGGCAGGCATGTTCCTGTTTCGCGACCTGGCGGCTCGGACATTGAATAAGGTGCCTATGGTGCTGGCCGTGGGCATCCTGGCGGTCAGCTATTACCCGATCCGGCATGCCGCGGAGTGCAAGCCGTACGGATCGGACCTGACGGCGGCGCTGTTTCTTGCCTGGCTGGCCGTCCGCTTCTGGCAAGCGCCGACGGAGCGTCGTTGGTTGTGGGCCCTGGCCGTGGCGGGGCCAGCGATGATCTCGATTTCGAATCCCACGATCTTCGTCGCCGGGGCTGTTTCGATGGCGCTGGCGCTACCGGTCGCGCGCACGCGAGATCGAGCGGCGTGGATCGCCTTCGCCCTGTACAACGTGCTCGTGGCCGTGACCTTCCTGCTGATGTTGCGGTCGGTCACCGCGGCCCAGTATGCGGCAACGCACGAGTTCATGCACCAATACTGGGCCGAGGGCTTCCCGCCGTGGCGGCCCTGGGCCTTCTTAGGTTGGATGGCCACGATTCACGCCGGCGAGATGATGGCCTATCCGGTTGGCGACGATCATTTCGGCAGCATCCTGACGCTGGCTTGCTTTGTCGTGGGAGCCATCGTACTCCTAAGGCGGCGTGACCGAATGCTTGCGACGCTGGTCCTGGCGCCATTGCTTCTGGCGTTTGTCGCGGCCGCGCTCAAGCGCTATCCGTACGGAGGGGCGCGGCTCTCGCAGTGGTATGCGTCGCTCGCATGTCTGGCGATTGGCCTGGGCGCGGCCACGGTGCTGCAAAGCTTTGCCAGGCCGGAAGCGCGGCGCCGCGCTTTTCAGATCGCCGTCGCCGTGCTGTTCGTGATCGGCGCGGTGACGCTCGTGCGCGACATCACGAAGCCGTACAAGCGGCTCGTCGATTTCGAGCATCGCGGATTCGTACGCTGGTTCTGGAAGGAGAATGGCGAAGAGGGGGACGTCGTCTGCGTACATACCGACCTGGGCAAACGATTCACCGCGGCCCCGGTTCCCGAAGATTACCTGTGCTACCAGCGCGCCTACTCGCCACTACACGGGCAGGGCGGGCGAAGCATCAATCTCGACGCTTTGCCAATCGACAGGCCACTACGCTGCGTCGTTTGCGAATTTGCCGGAGAAGCCCGGGATGAAGCGGCCTTTGGCGCATGGATGGAGGAAATGTCCGCGCACCACGAATTGACCGGTGAGCAGAACTACCGCGTGCGGCTCAATTGCCCCCCCGAGCCGTCGCGACATGCGGTGTACACGGTCTATGAATTTCGGGCGAAGGCGCGGCAGTGA
- a CDS encoding DMT family protein, whose translation MTTVLLLICSNAFMTMAWYGHLRFKSTHLLVVILASWLVALPEYALQVPANRIGHGQFSAPQLKIIQEVISISVFLVFSFLYLHEAPRWSDWAAFALVVLAVVVMLYPRLVSGAPS comes from the coding sequence GTGACTACGGTCCTGCTACTGATCTGCTCGAACGCCTTCATGACGATGGCCTGGTATGGACACTTGCGTTTCAAGTCGACGCACCTGCTGGTCGTGATCCTGGCCAGCTGGCTGGTCGCTTTGCCGGAATATGCCTTGCAAGTGCCGGCCAACCGCATCGGTCATGGGCAGTTTTCCGCACCGCAACTGAAAATCATCCAGGAAGTGATTTCCATCTCGGTGTTCCTGGTATTCAGCTTTCTTTATCTGCACGAAGCGCCGCGATGGAGCGATTGGGCCGCGTTTGCCCTGGTCGTGCTGGCCGTGGTGGTCATGCTGTACCCGCGCTTGGTTAGCGGCGCGCCATCCTGA
- a CDS encoding RNA polymerase sigma-70 factor: MFSMHVADKIFEEERPRLERFAYRMLGSRADADDVLQEAFLRWAGADRSDVQSPAAYLSSIVARLCIDQRRSIEARKASYVGPWLPEPIVGAEESDPARRLETAETVSLALLMILESLSPVERAAFLLKRVFDYGYDEIAAILDKSAPNCRQLVHRAELAIEGGRPRFTPDPGEAERVTQAFLGACTSGDVQGLLELLADDVVVYSDGGGKVPAALAPVRGADRAARFFVGVTKKQPAGAVVEHARVNGQPGIVILVAGRADTVLTLDVSHGRIVTCYAIRNPEKLARVSHDLANRTN, encoded by the coding sequence GTTCTCTATGCACGTGGCTGACAAAATCTTCGAGGAAGAACGCCCGCGGCTGGAACGGTTCGCCTACCGCATGCTGGGCTCGCGCGCCGACGCCGACGACGTGCTACAAGAGGCCTTCTTGCGCTGGGCCGGCGCGGACCGTAGCGACGTGCAGTCGCCCGCGGCCTACCTGAGTTCGATCGTGGCGCGGCTGTGTATCGATCAACGCCGCTCGATCGAGGCGCGCAAGGCAAGCTACGTCGGTCCCTGGTTGCCCGAGCCCATCGTCGGCGCCGAAGAGAGCGATCCGGCCCGCCGGCTGGAAACGGCCGAAACCGTGTCGCTGGCGCTACTCATGATCCTGGAAAGCCTGTCACCGGTCGAACGGGCTGCGTTCTTGCTAAAGCGGGTGTTCGACTATGGCTACGACGAAATCGCCGCCATCCTGGACAAGTCGGCGCCGAATTGCCGGCAACTGGTGCATCGCGCCGAGCTGGCGATCGAAGGCGGCCGGCCGCGCTTCACGCCCGATCCGGGCGAGGCCGAACGAGTGACCCAGGCGTTCCTCGGGGCCTGCACCAGCGGGGACGTGCAGGGCCTGCTCGAACTATTGGCCGACGACGTCGTGGTGTACAGCGATGGCGGCGGCAAAGTGCCGGCGGCGCTCGCGCCGGTGCGCGGCGCCGATCGCGCCGCGCGGTTCTTCGTCGGCGTCACGAAAAAACAGCCTGCCGGCGCCGTGGTGGAGCACGCGCGCGTCAATGGTCAGCCAGGCATCGTGATTCTCGTAGCTGGCCGGGCCGATACCGTGCTGACCCTGGATGTTTCCCACGGACGCATCGTTACCTGCTATGCCATCCGCAATCCTGAGAAGCTGGCACGGGTCAGTCACGACCTCGCGAATCGCACGAACTGA
- a CDS encoding GTPase domain-containing protein, which yields MAVDFHAWAAQIQSLDRALADLRATAQSLGVPPPVGEEWYELLTHKLVPQAAAPPVLVVAIVGGTNIGKSAIFNHLAGEMASAVSPLAAGTRHPVCLVPPDFDDRATLSRLFTGFDLCPWHAAEDPLSETPEHRLFWRAGAAAASRLLLLDTPDIDSDAPVNWQRADIIRQASDVLIAVLTQQKYNDAAVKQFFRKAAEADKPIIVLFNQVDLAADRDYWPLWLNTFAEETGARPELVYVVPYDRQATAALALPFYQVGPSGRDAPREKVSLRDDLAALHFDKIKLRTFRGALVRLLDQDAGAPAYLERIRYRAGEFAAASQALAAAEMARVPWPAVPPQLLVEEIREWWDARRSPWSRRVHGAYRALGRGVGWPVMAAWRAWNGPPTDPLATFRARERTAIVEAVEKLLDELDRLRRLGNETLRPRLEALLTGDHRAALLSRIEAAHAALPALDDDYRATLRAELDRWGSENPGAVSFLQSLDHATAIARPAITVVLLVTGTFVGSEVVGQTALHLAGHTAGNLAAEAAIAGGITVGGDAVMTATGEGVRQTAARLFSRLQNSYAESRAAWLAGWLDRELLGGLLADLRRGADAQRSPAFRAANAALVALRDVGE from the coding sequence ATGGCCGTTGACTTTCACGCTTGGGCCGCCCAGATCCAGTCGCTCGACCGTGCGCTCGCGGATCTGCGTGCCACGGCGCAAAGCCTCGGTGTGCCGCCGCCGGTGGGCGAGGAATGGTACGAGCTTTTGACGCACAAGTTGGTGCCGCAGGCCGCGGCGCCGCCCGTGCTCGTCGTGGCGATCGTGGGCGGTACGAATATTGGCAAGTCGGCCATCTTCAATCACCTGGCGGGCGAGATGGCCAGCGCCGTCAGTCCCTTGGCCGCCGGCACTCGGCATCCGGTCTGTCTGGTGCCGCCCGACTTCGACGACCGGGCGACGTTGAGCCGCCTGTTCACAGGGTTCGATTTGTGTCCTTGGCATGCGGCGGAAGATCCGCTCTCCGAAACGCCCGAGCATCGCCTCTTCTGGCGCGCAGGCGCCGCGGCTGCGTCGCGTCTCTTGCTATTGGATACGCCCGACATCGATTCCGATGCGCCGGTCAACTGGCAGCGTGCGGACATCATTCGTCAAGCGTCGGACGTGTTGATCGCCGTCTTGACGCAGCAGAAATACAACGACGCCGCGGTGAAGCAGTTCTTCCGCAAAGCGGCCGAGGCCGACAAGCCGATCATCGTGCTGTTCAACCAGGTCGACCTGGCGGCCGATCGCGACTATTGGCCGCTGTGGCTGAACACGTTTGCCGAGGAGACCGGCGCCCGGCCCGAGCTGGTTTATGTAGTGCCCTACGATCGGCAGGCGACGGCGGCGCTCGCGCTGCCCTTCTATCAGGTCGGACCCTCGGGGCGTGACGCGCCGCGCGAAAAGGTCTCGCTGCGCGACGATCTGGCGGCGCTGCACTTCGACAAGATCAAGCTTCGCACCTTTCGCGGCGCGCTGGTGCGGCTCTTGGATCAAGACGCAGGCGCGCCGGCCTATCTGGAGCGCATCCGTTATCGGGCCGGCGAGTTTGCCGCGGCCTCTCAAGCGCTTGCGGCGGCCGAGATGGCCCGCGTTCCCTGGCCGGCCGTGCCACCGCAATTGCTTGTCGAGGAAATCCGCGAGTGGTGGGACGCGCGGCGCAGCCCCTGGTCGCGCCGCGTGCATGGCGCTTACCGAGCGCTGGGACGCGGTGTCGGCTGGCCCGTGATGGCCGCCTGGCGCGCCTGGAATGGCCCGCCGACGGATCCGTTGGCGACATTTCGAGCCCGCGAGCGCACGGCCATCGTCGAGGCCGTGGAAAAGCTGCTCGACGAGCTCGACCGCCTGCGCCGCTTGGGAAACGAAACGCTGCGGCCGCGCTTGGAAGCGCTTCTGACGGGCGACCATCGCGCCGCGCTGCTGTCGCGTATCGAGGCAGCGCACGCCGCGCTGCCGGCGCTCGACGACGATTACCGTGCGACGTTGCGCGCCGAACTCGACCGCTGGGGAAGCGAGAATCCCGGCGCGGTTTCCTTTCTGCAATCCCTTGACCATGCCACGGCCATCGCCCGGCCGGCAATCACCGTCGTGTTACTCGTGACCGGGACCTTCGTCGGAAGTGAAGTCGTCGGACAGACGGCCCTGCACCTGGCCGGGCACACGGCGGGCAACCTGGCGGCCGAGGCCGCGATTGCCGGCGGCATCACCGTCGGCGGCGACGCCGTGATGACCGCCACGGGCGAAGGCGTGCGCCAGACCGCGGCCCGCTTGTTCAGTCGCTTGCAAAACAGCTACGCCGAATCGCGCGCCGCCTGGCTGGCCGGCTGGCTCGATCGCGAGCTGCTTGGCGGACTGCTGGCCGATCTCCGCCGGGGCGCTGACGCACAGCGCAGCCCCGCCTTCCGCGCCGCCAATGCCGCGCTCGTGGCGCTGCGCGACGTGGGCGAATAG
- a CDS encoding protocatechuate 3,4-dioxygenase: MMPSFSYVSRRRFLGSVAASTAVFTVHGAFAEELTRTPAQTEGPFYPDKLPLDTDNDLIIVNDSITPAVGEITHLSGRILDARGEPLRNALVEIWQVDNQGAYIHSRSGNRDARDTNFQGFGRFLTGSTGEYFFRTIKPVQYPGRTPHIHFAIKTKGRDKFTTQCYVKGSPGNERDMVYRGIRDPQARDAVTIDFAPIPNSKIGELAARFDIVMGFTPEDPA, translated from the coding sequence ATGATGCCTTCCTTTTCGTACGTATCTCGGCGCCGTTTCTTGGGTAGCGTTGCCGCCTCAACGGCCGTGTTCACGGTGCATGGCGCCTTTGCCGAAGAGTTGACCCGCACACCTGCCCAGACCGAGGGCCCTTTTTATCCCGACAAGCTGCCGCTGGACACGGACAACGATCTGATCATCGTCAACGATTCCATCACGCCGGCCGTGGGCGAGATAACACACCTCAGCGGTCGCATCCTCGATGCCCGCGGCGAGCCATTGCGCAACGCATTGGTCGAGATCTGGCAGGTCGATAACCAGGGCGCGTACATCCATTCGCGAAGCGGCAATCGCGACGCGCGCGACACGAACTTCCAGGGCTTTGGCCGCTTTCTCACCGGCTCGACCGGCGAATACTTTTTTCGCACGATCAAACCAGTGCAATACCCGGGCCGCACGCCGCACATCCATTTCGCGATCAAGACCAAGGGGCGCGACAAGTTCACGACCCAGTGCTACGTGAAGGGATCGCCGGGCAACGAACGCGACATGGTCTACCGGGGCATTCGCGATCCGCAAGCACGCGACGCCGTGACGATCGATTTCGCGCCCATCCCGAATTCGAAAATCGGCGAGTTGGCGGCACGATTCGACATCGTGATGGGCTTTACGCCGGAAGACCCCGCCTAG